In Citrus sinensis cultivar Valencia sweet orange chromosome 3, DVS_A1.0, whole genome shotgun sequence, the sequence GATTGACCTTACATCCCATACCCTCAGGTATTCGTCGTAGCTACCAGTAAGTAACGTATTAGAATCACCGGGGATATTTGCAATGCAACAAACACCCATCTTATGGATCTTGGAGTTCTGAAATGCCAACTTGAATGGACTCTCCCGTATATCCCAGCCACTGAACTTACAATCATCTGAGCCAGTGTACACCATATGTGGTTGGTGGACGTCGAATGAAGTTGCCCAAAGCTCGAACTCATGAGCTTTCCATTGTTGTAAAACTTCAAGTTGTGACTCAACAACGGAAACAATCGAGACAGAACCATCGGAAAGCCCCACTGTGATGGATGTGGCTGATGGGTTCCACTCCAAACAAAGACACAAGGAAGAGCTGATTTTTTCCCCAGTGATGTCTCTCAAAAGTCCCTCTGCAACATCgacaaataagaaaaaaaccaCAAGGCATAGCTAACTTTGtagatttacaaattaaattcttacCTGTTAACTAACATTTTCATCACAAGTACTTAGACAAAAACCCAAATGAGAATTACACTAACAGACAAAACAAGATGAAACCTTTTAACTTGTATACCATTAGAATCCGTCTCCAAGCCGTAAACTTTCACGCAACCATCAGCATCGGCTTGAGCAAGAAACGGGCCTGCATTACCGCCAACGGGGCTCCATTTAATATCGAAAATTCCCGCTGTATCCATTCTATATAACAActcaagatttttttcttcagcGTTGACATTGAATAGCGAGATGCTTCCGTTTCTACTCGGCTTATCACCTTCTTGTAAGGTATATGTTGAAGCTGCAAGCACGTGGTGATACGAATCCTGCGGACAAAACTCCACGGCGTCTGCATTACCGTCTAGCTCGCAATGTGCCACATCCATGCCTACGTTATTGTTGAAAagaaaactataaatttacaaGTGACATTCGGTTTGGCATTTCGTCGAACAGCTAGTGTGCGTCGTGACGAAGAGAAAATGCTTGAAGCTGGGAAAGAGGGAGCTTACCGTTATGTCAGCAGCGAGTTGGTGGTAAGTGCTAATTACGAACTGAACCAGTTCCCAAGGAAATTATTTTGGACTTTGAACGTGAATCAAATGACTAGATGAGCGAATACGAATCGTTAGCTGAGAATTGATGCGTACGCGCCACCACACTTTATCCAGGCCAGATCGCAGGGTGGGTTTGGCTGCGCGAGTCgtgttataattattatttttttccctgatctgttaaattattttgtcaaacgaaatttatcatctaaatttataaaataagtaatataatttatgataCTCACACTGAGATAATATCAGCACGTGAAAGCATATAGTCGATATccccaaaataataatgtcaAGCAAAATAGAGCCACGACAGAAACGCATGAGTCAGGTGTCGTTTTGCTGTATCTTATAGTTTGGGCAAAGCTTATGTTACATTGGCTGTAACAAACAGCCAATACACATGGGTGGttagattttgatatttcttaATCTAATGGATTAATTATAAGAGATATTATAtgtcataaatatattatgacTCTAATAAATTATGACTCTAATAAATTACTTGAAAGATGTTACaatgtataaattattagaacctctaataattttacaaaatatataaagtaatAAGTTACCACATTCTAACTATATACAAAAAGGATTTTCTTATGAAAGATTTTAATCATTTGATCCGATCAATAATTCAGACATGtgagaaaataatcaattaaattgaatttcactatatttataatataaattaggaaacccaaatttatttataaatgaaatagaaaaagcaaatgaTACCACATTCTAGCTATATACAAAGAGGATTTTCTTATGAATGATTTTAATCCTCTAATCCGATCAATGATTCAGACATGCgggaaaataatcaattaaattgaatttcgctatatttattaaataagttaggaaacccaaatttatttataaatgatatagAAAAAGCAATCGAAATGTTagaaattaatagttttaataaagaaaaaataaaacaaattaaaagttaagaGATCAAATGAgtaaaaaacttaataaaatttaataaaagactTCAACATTGAAgattatgatatattaaagtaagaaatcatcaatataatgaataaaaactcaataaatataagattaaaCAAGTTAGAGATTCAATTAGATAGAACTTGGTACTGAATTtgctataaatataaatgaaaaacttaaaaaattaaagtacaaTTATAGTGCAGCTTGGTTGTAGTTTGgggtttaaaataaaactttaaaatttattgacattttcataattattaacttttcgaaggattcaaaaaattatagcTGTAACGTACAGCTGATGTACCATAAGCTTTGCCTTGAAGTCTATATTTcactttaaaaagataaagccCAGTGGCCCACACGTGCATTTCCTGTCTCCGCTTTTGTTTTGCTGAAGGCCGAATGTCATGGCTCGAACGCCGAAGTAGGGATATTGTATTCAAccatcatattattattttttcaatatctACGGGGACTCTCCAAAATATAGGTAGATTTCTCTTATTTACATTCAAAAAATGTTTGGCATTGACTCTACGATAAGGGGTGATTAAGTTACATTATTATTcgtaatttatgtttattttaatagttgCATCCAATAACTCAATACTTAGTCACAATCAAACAACACCTTTAGCTAATAGGCACAACTTTTAAGTGGATATAAGTTATATAACTATAAACCtcatataaaacataaaagttaTATAGCTATAAACCTCATATAAAACATGCATGAATgcactatttttcttttttacttttttgaaATTCGTGAatggataattttaaattctaaaagttGATAAGTTCAAACTTGCTCCTTCTCACCCAATTCACGTGGTTAGCCACACACCCAAGATATACACATGTCCAATGAACATCAAAATTGCAACAATTCTAATTGGGCTATACGTAGTAACTCAAAGATTTAGAGTGCGTTTAATATTGATGTTAGACAGTTGtaatttaagaattataatatttaaatatttgataaacactAACTGTTGTGGTTTAAAAATTAcgttgatataattttttacttgtataatagaaaatttattatatttttaataattttatcacaattattatttaaaatttatagtcactacatattattaacttttgttttatagttACAACTGTTTTTCATagctattataatttaaaagatataacATCTCAATTTTAAACAGAACCTTAATATGTAAACTTACAACCATTTAGCTTTTCTCTCTTTACGACATGGAATTTTTTGGATGGGATCTGCTTAATGTGTGTGTATGAACAACAGGTATAAAAGCTTACACTTTTTGTGGATAGTTCATgccacaaacaaaataaattggaGACACTACTTGAACATATGCAGATTCGTGGAGTCAGTTTATCTACTAGCTACCCAACATATGACCTATGGGTTGTCGTGAACTTCTTTAATGAAGAGGagattagttttttttttttggaatagaaaataattctttcattgcttaacaattaataagataCCGAATTTTTGGAGGAATATGATCTTGCCAAACAATACCATTTTTCTCCAAAGCCAATTTGGCCAAAGCGTAGGCTATGGTATTAGTTGATATAATAACATGCTAGGCTTTGAAGTTTTGAAAACCCTATTTACTGGTTTAAACTTCAGTTATTacccaaaatattttagatCTGCTACCCATCTTGTTGTTTATTAGGTCTACAACATCCTATGAGTCTGATTCAATGATCAAATGAGTCTCACTGCTTTTTTAGCCACTTGCATCCCCAGTCCACTGTTGTAGCTTCAGAAATAGCCACATTGCCATAGCACTTACAAGTTTTAGTTGCAGCTGCAATTAGATTGCCAGAGAGTCTCTAATCGCAACTCTTAAACTTATCAACtacttatcttaaaaaaaCAACAGCATTCACATTTGCTTTTAACCAACCATCGGGAGGAGGGCATCACTACTGCTGTCTAGGATTTTCCTTTCTTGTAACATAAGCTATCTTGGGTTGTTTAATTCTCTCGAGATACTCAAAAAGCTTTCACTAAATTAACTGAATCCTGTCTTTTGCCTTCAAAAAGTAGCTTGTTCATTGTTATCTAGATTACCCAACATAAAGTTACCATTATCTCCTCATTTAAATTGCCTTGTTGTAGAGACAAAGAGTGAAGCATGTCAGTAAGATCAGGTCTTCGCCTAACTTGAAGATCTGCTGCCAactgagattttttttctaaacttTCCTAGTAATCTTACATTTTCATAAGGCATGAGAAATACTTTCCATACTATCTCGATAGCTTTGGCATGTTGGTTCTTGGAGCACCTTTTTCTTCCATAGCTTCTCAGCAATTGGTAAGAGATCTTGTGCTGCTTTCCACAAGAAGATTTTGACCTTTGCTGGTAATACAAGCTTCTAGATTGCTTGCCAAAGAGTTGAACTATGGCCTAAGTACTTGGGAAATCAGGATGTTTGAGTCTCAAGGCCACATGATATCTactttttactaaatattgacCTCTCCTACCATAATGCCGCATCACCTGGTGTTCACTTGAAATTTTAGCCCGAGGAACTTTAACAATTTCATCGACATATTCACTCTTAAACACCTAGTATATTATTAGATTCATATTTCACTGATTCTGAGAGTCAACTAGGTCAGCAACTATAGCTTCATCAAACATTGAAGTGGTAAGGATTGGCTTGAATGTTGTAGGTCTTGAGATCCAATTATAGCCAATTCTTCATTTATAGCCCTGTTGAATCACCTGTCTCCTCCATAAAATTACTTCTCCATATGAAAGAAGGTTTGGAGCCCATTTttgcatataaaaaatttgtttgtcTGAAGTATCTAGCCCTCAAAAATTGTCGTAAGGGAATCTGCAAATTGGATGATTCTCCATCCTTGTTTGGCTGCAACGGTTTGGTTGAAGGTTGAGAAGTCTCTAAACCCCATTCCACCTCTCATCTTTGCCCGACTCAATATGTATCATCTAACCTAGTGAATGCTCCGAAAGAGGAGATAAGTTAAGGTTAAGCGTGTAAGCTTATGAGTATAGCTGATTTTATGTGTTAATTAAGTATACGTgtaacaaaagaacaaaactAAAGCAATTTTCAGTTGGTGCgacattttatttctatgctcttggataatttttttttttttaaagtttaaaaaatttatttattttttgtatctGGGTTTTATTCGTTGGAATGTaacaaatatgatattttagGACGACTTTAGTTACTCAAATTGTTGGTGGATAAATTAGAGAGAAGTGCAAGATTTGTCACATTTACGAACATAGACAAATGACAAATTGCACGTACTTTCTTCTTGACGGCGATATATGTAATATATAACTGGATTCTGATATGGCAAATTGCAATCTAGCTATCATCATGTTGTTGTTATTCTCCACCTCCCCTTTAAGCtttctctattattattattatattttttgaaagaaagcttgctctattattattagatgCATAGTGATTAGTGGACTTCACTTTTCATTAAAAACTGGAAAAAAGGAAGAGATTGCCATTAAGAGCACGACCTATGACCGTTGAATGACCTTTCATTATTGCTTTGTGTTTGATCCGATCTTTCAATTTGTAGGAGCTTCTTGTCTTACATTATTATCTAAggtacataaataaaaatttaataattgtgaaaaataaaattatattattttatatttttacaattgttCGATTTTTATCGAACggttataagaaaattgtgtACCTCATAATATTATGTAAGGTAACAAGTAGCCAGTGCCCAGTTTTTTAatgatatgtttttatatgGTACTTGaaacaattaacaataaaataaaataaaaataacttatattgagaatgataaaattacaaCTACGTTGTATAAATAAATGTGTACAAATTAATGTGGTACGAGAGCAttagttatttaaaattattagtagcttttatcattaaaaaaaattattattactttttaaccaatcttttcatttcacattaatttatttgtataaattttttccTAATCATTATTCTTGAAAGAGCCCAAAATCGTGAACTAAATTTCTTAACTTAAATATTAGCCACTAGCAACCGAAATACGTGTTGTGTTATTGAAAGCCCATCCCCGATCACCAATTCAGCAAACGTGAATTACCAAGTAATACTTTTTCCTTGGAACATATTACTTGCTTTTAATTAGTCAAAAAAACTACTCTTAGGGATTGTTGGGTGCACAagcattattaattttatatgggTGGTGCAGTTATCTTAAGCTAATTATAATCATGACCGTGTATTCTTTATTGGAGAATAATCAAGAACAAAACATGTTAATGCGGTCATtctccaaaattattttataataacacCGCGACAGTAATATGCATTTTAAAAGTGAATAATCCTGCCGATTAAGACGGTCCAATAGTTTGATAAATGTGCGtgttttaaaatctaaataaactCTCACAATGGAGAATAAAACTTTATCTCATATCATATGATATATGCTAGCTTCGCCTCCAAGAATAACATCGTTAATCTCctattcaatatttatttcaatgatttttgtattaatttatctaaCAGTTGTTTTTACTTTACTCTTTTAAAGTAACTTAAAcagtcattaaaaaaaaaaaaagtactcgcaatctaatctaataaatTGTTGTAGGAGTCATGGTATATATAACCTACATGAATCTAGTAGTTGCACTTAATAACTTGATGTATgacattttttaagattttagaattttattattttaggtgttttcatatcttttatttttaattagagtatgtgtcttattattttattttcaatataattatgatttagtttcctttcaaaattaatttggagaagtatgtttattttattataaataaagagtcattgttattgttttcataactatttgattaataacatccccatttattttattttctcacgAATTCTTTATCCTTAATCTCATGCTATTGAGTGGTTTAGATTAATACGATATCTAATCCATCACGAAATTGGATTAGTTTGATACAATAATTCATTACCCCACATCAAATCATAAAATTGGATTCGATTGATAAAGTGATTCACTACTTCCACATCATACTTAGACCGACGCATCTGCGTCgaatgattgattttattttacaactaATTTACTTTTACTGCACGCTCTGTCATAACTCAAGAATTGTTTGATTATTAACATGTTTAAAGTTATTACCTACAACTCTTAAATTGAATATAAGTTGCAAATAATGTAAATTAACTACAACTACAccttttatttaaagttacaCGGGCAAGCTTTTCAGACGGCGTTAACTGAACTACAAAGTAGTAGTATGTTTTATTAAGACTAACGTAAAACGACGGTCAAGCAATTCTTGTAAGCTTGTCGCTAGTTGAGGTTATATAAAAGGGGTTATTAATACTAACATAACAGATGAAATTGTTGTTAGTGTTGAAATCTTATTCGTAAGAATAATCCATCAATTGgttgtcattttgtttttttttttttttgtttttaaatcaAGAGTTACCGTTTTAGTCGAAGAAAAATGGTAAAGAAAAGTTAGAAATAAAGAGGAAAGGCAAGTTTTAtggtgtgtttatttattaggaatgagaatgagaattaaagaacgaaaataaataatgtgtttATTTGCTTAAATAAGAAgtagaatgaaaataaaagtggtGGGTTTCacttaaaattagaaataattattagagttttcattttcataggAAGAGATGGAAATAGAATTTTCATTCCCTAAAATGACCATATTGCTCCACATAAATCTTgagattttcattttatcttccttatatttttattataacgacgatgaaaaatttattgttgttgatgatgatgatgatgataaataataatattattgattatttttgtagtaattatctcattaattttaattgttatgaataataattataatattatcgctattataattataataattactattactattatttggaataataataagtattacttgtaataataataataataataataataataataataatgataacaataacaacaaatagtaataaaaattattatattataatagtaatactattataattattaatcattataattgatattattattattattttgttattaatattaattatagtgattaacaattataatagtattgctataataataataacaacaacaatattaataataattgttattgttgatgttgttattattattattaaggataattataaat encodes:
- the LOC102627551 gene encoding uncharacterized protein LOC102627551, translated to MDVAHCELDGNADAVEFCPQDSYHHVLAASTYTLQEGDKPSRNGSISLFNVNAEEKNLELLYRMDTAGIFDIKWSPVGGNAGPFLAQADADGCVKVYGLETDSNEGLLRDITGEKISSSLCLCLEWNPSATSITVGLSDGSVSIVSVVESQLEVLQQWKAHEFELWATSFDVHQPHMVYTGSDDCKFSGWDIRESPFKLAFQNSKIHKMGVCCIANIPGDSNTLLTGSYDEYLRVWDVRSISKPVNETSVCLGGGVWRIKHHPFIPGLVLAACMHNGFAVVKVGGEKAEVLETYAKHGSLAYGADWQRGRLSLEGKRKNSVVATCSFYDKLLRIWMPESDCLTR